Proteins from one Chroococcidiopsis sp. CCMEE 29 genomic window:
- a CDS encoding phosphoribosyltransferase family protein yields the protein MSSPLFYDRTNAGEQLAQVIHRIVTQITSDTGAVPRPIVYGLPRGGLPVALPVARLLHCPLDIVVAKKISHPNNPELAIGAVTADGNVLWSEQTSFRLQYSQEGEAALTEAIHKAKLQLAQLSLGCPPVNPQGAIAILVDDGIATGMTMAVAAQALRAQNPAAVWICAPVAPLLLLPWLEQWGDRVILLETPQSFFSVSRFYAEFPQVETEEALACLQQQNDWLADSK from the coding sequence ATGTCATCCCCACTTTTCTACGATCGCACCAATGCTGGTGAGCAGCTAGCTCAAGTGATTCATCGGATTGTTACTCAGATAACGTCTGACACTGGAGCTGTGCCTCGTCCCATTGTATATGGACTACCCAGAGGAGGACTGCCAGTGGCGTTACCAGTGGCACGTCTATTGCATTGTCCGTTGGATATTGTAGTGGCGAAAAAGATTAGTCATCCAAATAACCCAGAGTTAGCAATTGGTGCGGTGACAGCAGATGGTAACGTTCTTTGGTCTGAACAAACGTCATTTCGCCTACAGTATTCCCAGGAAGGAGAAGCGGCACTGACTGAAGCCATCCATAAAGCTAAGTTGCAACTAGCACAGCTATCGCTTGGCTGCCCCCCAGTTAATCCCCAAGGAGCGATCGCTATTTTGGTTGATGATGGAATTGCGACTGGCATGACAATGGCGGTAGCAGCTCAAGCCTTAAGAGCGCAAAACCCCGCAGCTGTATGGATTTGTGCTCCAGTTGCTCCACTCTTGTTACTCCCTTGGCTGGAACAGTGGGGCGATCGCGTCATCTTACTAGAAACTCCCCAGTCGTTCTTCAGTGTCAGCCGTTTCTATGCTGAATTTCCTCAGGTTGAAACCGAAGAAGCACTTGCTTGTCTACAACAACAAAATGACTGGTTAGCAGATAGTAAATAA
- a CDS encoding class I SAM-dependent methyltransferase — MQRVLEPEVMDTWEEAVDYDAMDFVEVNTAFAQRAIELGPLAAKVLDAGTGTARIPVLLCQMNPQWRVWGVDLAQNMLQIGYQHVEQTGLQNQIVLELIDAKQLPYETGHFEMVISNSLVHHLPNPLPFFQELKRVLQPNGAILIRDLIRPPDRATMNRLVESIGTQYNEHQKKLFRDSLQAALTLDEVNQLISQAGLQGVGVYQSSDRHWTAERGWILDCLQK; from the coding sequence GTGCAAAGAGTGCTTGAACCAGAAGTCATGGACACCTGGGAGGAGGCGGTTGACTACGATGCTATGGATTTCGTGGAGGTCAATACTGCTTTTGCCCAACGAGCAATCGAGTTAGGTCCACTTGCGGCAAAAGTTTTAGACGCTGGTACTGGTACAGCTCGAATTCCAGTTTTGCTTTGCCAGATGAATCCTCAGTGGCGGGTTTGGGGCGTCGACCTGGCGCAAAATATGTTACAAATCGGCTACCAGCACGTTGAGCAGACTGGTTTGCAAAACCAGATTGTACTGGAATTGATCGATGCTAAGCAGCTACCTTACGAGACTGGGCATTTCGAGATGGTTATCTCTAATAGCCTTGTACATCATTTGCCTAACCCTTTGCCCTTCTTTCAGGAACTGAAGCGAGTGCTACAGCCAAATGGAGCTATCCTAATCCGAGATTTAATTCGACCCCCCGATCGGGCAACCATGAATCGCTTAGTTGAAAGTATTGGTACGCAATATAACGAACACCAGAAGAAGTTATTTCGTGATTCTCTCCAAGCAGCGCTTACGCTGGATGAGGTGAATCAGCTGATATCACAAGCCGGATTGCAAGGCGTAGGAGTTTACCAATCATCTGACCGACATTGGACAGCGGAACGGGGGTGGATCTTAGACTGTTTGCAAAAATAA
- a CDS encoding quinone-dependent dihydroorotate dehydrogenase, with translation MDIYQVGIRPLLFTGLKADPEWLHQQTIGFLGWLDQNSHRPLAKGVQTQLQKSFCLSDRRLEQKLWGTTFPNPVGLAAGFDKDGIAAGVWSNLGFGFAELGTVTFQAQPGNPRPRLFRLPLDKAALNRMGFNNCGAAAMATRLADTFKSGTTHSIPMGINLGKSKVTSLDKAAADYLSSFQLLKDWGDYFVVNVSSPNTPGLRSLQDATQLSLILDALQQENQGQKPILVKIAPDLEWEAIADILSIAKTYHLAGIIATNTTIRRDGLKTQVIAPTGKSIQEEAGGISGAPVRDRSTEVIRFIWQQTQGQLPIIGVGGIFTAEDAWEKITAGASLVQVYTGWIYEGPWMVSRILAGLLQKLEEQGFANISEAVGIRD, from the coding sequence TTGGATATTTATCAAGTTGGAATTAGACCGCTGTTGTTCACTGGGTTAAAAGCTGACCCAGAATGGTTACACCAGCAAACGATAGGCTTTCTAGGTTGGTTAGATCAAAACAGTCATCGTCCGCTAGCAAAAGGGGTGCAAACCCAATTACAAAAGTCCTTTTGCTTAAGCGATCGTCGTTTGGAACAAAAGCTGTGGGGAACAACTTTCCCAAATCCTGTGGGTTTAGCAGCTGGATTTGATAAGGATGGAATTGCTGCTGGTGTTTGGTCGAACCTGGGATTTGGTTTTGCTGAACTGGGTACAGTGACATTCCAGGCACAACCGGGGAATCCCCGTCCCCGTTTATTTCGTTTGCCGCTAGATAAAGCTGCTCTAAACCGCATGGGGTTTAACAATTGTGGAGCTGCTGCAATGGCAACGAGATTGGCTGATACATTCAAAAGCGGTACAACCCACTCCATTCCGATGGGGATTAATTTGGGTAAATCTAAAGTCACGTCTCTAGATAAAGCAGCAGCAGATTATCTTAGTAGCTTTCAGCTATTGAAAGATTGGGGAGACTATTTTGTTGTTAATGTGTCTTCACCCAACACCCCAGGATTGCGATCGCTTCAAGATGCGACTCAGCTAAGTTTAATCTTGGATGCTCTGCAACAGGAAAACCAGGGGCAAAAACCAATTTTGGTCAAAATTGCCCCAGACTTGGAATGGGAAGCGATCGCAGATATCCTCTCAATTGCGAAAACCTACCATCTGGCTGGAATTATCGCCACCAATACTACTATCCGCCGCGATGGACTGAAAACTCAGGTAATTGCGCCAACTGGCAAGTCTATCCAAGAAGAAGCGGGTGGAATTAGTGGTGCTCCCGTGCGCGATCGCTCTACTGAAGTCATCCGCTTTATCTGGCAACAAACTCAGGGGCAACTGCCGATTATCGGTGTGGGCGGTATTTTTACTGCCGAAGATGCCTGGGAGAAAATTACCGCTGGTGCTAGCCTTGTCCAGGTTTACACAGGCTGGATTTACGAAGGACCTTGGATGGTAAGTCGCATTTTGGCGGGTTTGCTGCAAAAGTTAGAGGAACAAGGATTTGCTAACATCTCTGAGGCTGTAGGAATAAGGGATTAG
- a CDS encoding IS630 family transposase (programmed frameshift), whose protein sequence is MPEKFIVNLNTEEREYLHQLTHKGKCPARVFKRAHILLLADEGHADETIAQMLHVGESTVHRTRQKCVDGGVKFALSEQPRPGGKRKLDGRAEAFLIATACSDAPTGQKRWTMQMLADRLVELQLVDSISDETVRRVLEKNDIKPWLNQQWCISQVNADFIWRMEEVLDLYEQPYNPCEPVVCFDERPVQLVSETRTPLPREPGKPKRYDYEYKREGTCNLFAFFQPLAQWRHIKVTDQRTAQDFALCMQYLVDVLFPFAHLIHVVLDNLNTHTPAALYQTFDAVEARRILEKLQFHYTPVHGSWLNMVELELSVLSGQCLERRIPSTEELSREVAAWEASRNQAQASVNWRFTNTQARIKLERLYPQPSLSESSLSKL, encoded by the exons ATGCCAGAAAAATTCATTGTCAACCTCAATACAGAAGAACGAGAATACTTGCATCAATTAACGCATAAGGGTAAATGTCCAGCTCGTGTGTTCAAGCGAGCACATATCCTGTTGCTTGCCGATGAAGGACATGCTGATGAAACAATTGCTCAAATGCTACATGTGGGAGAATCAACGGTACATCGGACTCGTCAAAAGTGTGTAGATGGTGGAGTTAAGTTTGCCTTGAGCGAGCAACCTCGTCCAGGCGGAAAACGTAAATTGGATGGACGCGCAGAAGCTTTTCTGATAGCAACGGCTTGTAGTGATGCGCCGACAGGACAGAAACGATGGACGATGCAGATGTTAGCAGATCGCCTCGTGGAACTACAGCTAGTGGACAGCATCTCAGACGAGACGGTACGACGAGTGTTAGAAAAAA ACGACATCAAGCCGTGGTTAAACCAACAGTGGTGCATTTCACAGGTGAATGCAGATTTTATCTGGCGGATGGAGGAGGTTTTAGACTTGTACGAGCAACCCTACAATCCATGTGAGCCGGTGGTTTGCTTTGATGAGCGCCCCGTGCAACTAGTGAGCGAAACCCGCACCCCACTTCCTCGAGAACCAGGAAAACCAAAGCGTTATGACTATGAGTACAAGCGTGAAGGCACGTGCAATCTATTTGCCTTTTTTCAACCGTTAGCACAGTGGCGACATATCAAAGTGACTGACCAACGCACTGCACAAGATTTTGCCTTGTGTATGCAGTATTTGGTGGATGTCTTATTCCCATTTGCACACCTAATTCATGTTGTGTTGGACAACTTGAACACCCATACGCCCGCTGCTTTGTATCAAACCTTTGACGCGGTTGAAGCTCGTCGTATTCTCGAGAAGTTACAGTTTCACTACACTCCAGTTCATGGCAGTTGGTTAAATATGGTCGAACTGGAACTATCGGTTTTATCTGGTCAATGTTTAGAGCGTCGCATTCCGTCCACTGAAGAACTGTCTAGAGAAGTCGCAGCATGGGAAGCATCTCGTAATCAGGCTCAAGCAAGCGTGAACTGGCGTTTCACTAACACTCAAGCACGAATCAAGCTAGAACGTTTGTATCCTCAACCAAGCCTGTCAGAATCTAGCCTGTCAAAATTGTAG
- a CDS encoding serine/threonine-protein kinase: MSLVICSKGHQILLGARFCQQCGEPLPIAKSHTTQVTSSENGLGELPSGTRLRDRYLIQQQLGQGGFGRTYLAEDTGRFHEKVAIKEFVPNVQGTQALQKAEELFEREAITLHQLQHPQIPQLWEMFREGKRLFLVEDFIEGQNYQSLLDQRLSQGKCFNEAEILQLFRELLPVLSYLHRQGVIHRDISPDNIILRAKDKQPVLIDLGGVKQVAIDVATQVAGVRNRAVSGATCLGKVGYAPDEQLRLGIVAPHSDLYALVDHHYNFDRLDSDRLG, from the coding sequence ATGAGTCTTGTTATATGTAGCAAGGGACACCAGATTCTATTAGGAGCAAGATTCTGTCAACAATGTGGTGAGCCGCTGCCAATAGCGAAGTCTCATACAACACAAGTAACCTCTTCTGAAAATGGACTTGGAGAGTTGCCGTCTGGAACTCGACTGCGCGATCGCTACCTGATTCAGCAACAGCTTGGTCAAGGAGGGTTTGGTAGAACTTACCTAGCAGAAGACACAGGTCGCTTTCACGAAAAAGTTGCCATTAAAGAGTTTGTACCCAATGTTCAGGGTACTCAAGCACTTCAGAAAGCTGAGGAGCTATTTGAACGAGAAGCTATTACTCTTCACCAACTTCAGCATCCCCAAATTCCTCAGTTGTGGGAAATGTTTCGCGAGGGTAAACGACTCTTTTTAGTTGAAGACTTTATAGAAGGACAAAATTATCAGTCTTTGTTAGATCAAAGGCTAAGCCAAGGGAAGTGCTTTAATGAAGCAGAAATCTTACAACTATTCCGTGAACTGCTGCCAGTCTTAAGTTATCTTCATCGTCAGGGAGTTATCCACCGTGATATTTCTCCTGATAACATCATCCTTCGTGCTAAAGATAAGCAGCCTGTCTTAATTGATCTGGGTGGCGTTAAACAAGTAGCTATAGATGTCGCAACTCAGGTAGCAGGAGTGCGAAATCGTGCTGTTAGTGGAGCCACTTGTTTAGGGAAGGTTGGATATGCACCCGATGAGCAACTGCGGCTTGGCATAGTAGCGCCTCACAGTGACTTGTACGCCCTAGTAGACCACCACTACAATTTTGACAGGCTAGATTCTGACAGGCTTGGTTGA
- a CDS encoding NYN domain-containing protein codes for MQLIPRPQLNKKLSIESEQQQAFEQPRVRVIENPNVSNDDQERVAIFIDASNLFYAATHLNVEIDYTKLLRCLIKKRKLLRAYFYTVIDSTNKKQQSFLLWMRRNGYRVVTKELIQHPNGSKKANLDVEIAIDMLTLARYCSTFVLLSAESELIYAVNAVSYQGVQVEVVSLGLLASDSLLSVADCYTDLEEIKQNIQKERTR; via the coding sequence ATGCAGTTGATTCCTCGCCCTCAACTAAATAAAAAGCTAAGTATAGAGTCGGAGCAACAGCAAGCATTTGAGCAGCCACGGGTGAGAGTTATTGAGAATCCAAATGTTTCCAATGACGATCAAGAGCGTGTTGCCATTTTTATTGATGCCTCAAATTTGTTCTATGCAGCAACGCACCTCAATGTTGAAATTGATTATACCAAACTACTTCGCTGTTTAATCAAAAAGCGTAAGCTGCTCCGAGCTTATTTCTATACAGTAATTGATAGCACAAACAAAAAACAGCAGAGCTTCCTGCTCTGGATGCGCCGCAATGGCTACCGTGTAGTTACAAAGGAGCTGATTCAACATCCAAATGGTTCCAAAAAAGCGAATCTAGATGTCGAGATAGCTATCGATATGCTGACCTTAGCAAGATATTGCAGTACTTTTGTTCTCCTAAGTGCAGAGAGTGAGCTTATCTATGCAGTTAATGCTGTCTCCTACCAAGGAGTCCAAGTTGAAGTGGTCAGTTTAGGCTTACTGGCTAGTGACAGCCTGCTCAGTGTTGCTGACTGCTATACCGACTTGGAAGAAATTAAACAAAACATTCAAAAAGAGCGGACTAGATAA
- a CDS encoding response regulator, whose translation MKILLVEDDEGAAEGLKNTLADQHYLVDLAMDGQAGLYLAEAFVYDLVLLDVMLPKLDGLEFCRQLRSHRNNTPVLLLTALDNSTSKVIGLDAGADDYLVKPFDTNELLARIRALIRRGSSALSSVIEVENLRLDSSSCRVSCNGKFLHLTAKEYALLELLLRNSHRIFSQRLLLEYLWSSDEEIPSENTVRAHIKSLRQKLKQAGADGLIETVYGLGYRLRLGEDEVKNQSAATVHSQPAAIDSVTVEQTQPQISSALTAIWERFKPKYSDRVTVLEQAIKALVAGRLTQELGQQAKAEAHLLIGSLASFGFAEASRLSREIEQIFRAGVKPSQAQVERLEQLVVALRQELERPTATGESPVLQNATVKQQPRLLIVDNDVQLGNQLIREATSWGIQAFVATNLTQAQDAIARKLPDVVLLDLCFDGSAQNGLALLAELTTSNQNLPVLVFTALEDFANRVEVARLGGRIFLSKPALPAPVLAAVTQVLQQSNIVQAKILVVDDDPQMLDILRTLLEPWGFMLTLLDNPQHFWTTLEQASPDLLILDVEMPQLSGIDLCQVVRNDPRWSDLPVLFLSAHRDMETVTRVFTAGADDYVSKPVLEPELIARVLNRLERTYILHKLAETDILTGVANRRKSILSN comes from the coding sequence ATGAAAATTCTGCTAGTAGAGGATGATGAGGGAGCTGCTGAAGGGTTGAAGAATACCCTTGCAGACCAGCATTACCTAGTAGATTTGGCGATGGACGGTCAGGCTGGGCTGTACCTTGCCGAAGCGTTTGTTTATGACCTGGTTTTGTTAGATGTCATGTTACCAAAGCTGGATGGTCTAGAGTTTTGCAGACAGCTACGCAGCCACAGAAATAACACCCCAGTTCTACTTTTGACAGCTTTGGACAATAGCACTAGCAAAGTCATTGGATTAGATGCTGGAGCTGATGATTATCTTGTCAAACCTTTTGACACCAACGAGTTATTGGCTCGGATTCGGGCTTTGATCCGTCGAGGAAGTTCGGCTCTCTCCTCAGTGATAGAGGTGGAAAATCTCAGGCTTGACTCTAGTAGTTGTAGGGTAAGCTGCAATGGAAAATTTTTACATCTAACAGCTAAGGAATATGCTTTACTGGAGCTACTTTTGCGCAACAGTCACCGGATATTTAGCCAAAGACTCCTGCTTGAGTATCTTTGGTCATCTGATGAAGAAATTCCTTCTGAGAATACTGTTAGAGCACACATCAAGAGTTTACGGCAGAAACTTAAGCAAGCTGGGGCAGATGGATTGATTGAGACAGTCTACGGACTGGGGTATCGGCTCAGATTGGGGGAAGACGAAGTTAAGAATCAGTCAGCGGCAACGGTTCACTCCCAACCCGCTGCTATCGATTCTGTGACTGTAGAGCAGACCCAACCACAAATCTCGTCGGCACTGACTGCTATTTGGGAACGATTTAAGCCTAAGTACAGCGATCGCGTCACGGTTTTAGAACAAGCTATAAAAGCCCTAGTTGCGGGTAGGCTAACCCAAGAATTGGGGCAACAGGCAAAAGCCGAAGCCCACCTGCTGATCGGGTCACTGGCTAGCTTTGGTTTTGCTGAAGCCTCGCGTCTATCCCGTGAGATTGAACAGATTTTTCGGGCTGGAGTCAAACCCAGTCAAGCCCAAGTTGAACGTCTTGAGCAACTCGTTGTAGCGTTGCGGCAAGAACTGGAACGACCAACTGCAACTGGTGAGTCCCCTGTTCTTCAGAACGCTACCGTTAAGCAGCAACCCCGACTGTTAATTGTGGATAATGATGTCCAGCTGGGTAATCAGTTAATAAGGGAGGCTACAAGCTGGGGAATTCAGGCTTTTGTTGCTACAAACCTCACCCAAGCACAAGATGCGATCGCTCGAAAGTTGCCGGATGTAGTGTTGCTAGATCTATGCTTTGACGGTTCAGCCCAGAATGGCTTAGCTCTGTTAGCAGAACTGACAACCAGTAATCAGAATTTACCAGTGCTGGTATTCACGGCTCTTGAAGATTTTGCTAATCGGGTAGAAGTCGCTCGTTTAGGAGGACGGATTTTTTTATCCAAACCTGCTCTTCCTGCTCCAGTCTTGGCAGCAGTTACCCAGGTGCTACAGCAATCTAACATCGTCCAGGCAAAAATTTTGGTCGTGGACGACGATCCTCAGATGTTGGATATTCTCCGCACTTTACTAGAGCCTTGGGGATTTATGCTAACCCTACTGGATAACCCTCAGCATTTTTGGACTACGTTAGAACAGGCTAGCCCCGACTTGCTGATTCTAGATGTAGAAATGCCCCAGTTAAGTGGCATCGACTTATGTCAGGTGGTGCGAAACGATCCACGCTGGAGTGATTTACCCGTGCTGTTTCTATCTGCTCATAGGGATATGGAGACTGTAACTCGGGTGTTCACAGCGGGTGCAGATGACTATGTGAGTAAGCCAGTTCTGGAACCAGAATTAATTGCTCGTGTCCTAAATCGGCTGGAACGAACATACATCCTCCATAAGCTGGCGGAAACTGATATTCTGACTGGTGTTGCCAATCGGCGCAAATCGATTCTATCAAATTAA
- a CDS encoding chemotaxis protein CheB — MPGHDIIVIGTSAGGLRALSVIVSGLPTQINAVFFVVQHLEANKPSILPQILEDVSSLPASHPTDGEKIQTGRIYIAPPDYHLLVNSGSMRVVRGPQENRFRPAIDTLFRSAARTYGPRVVGVILTGYLDDGTVGLQAVKKRGGVAVVQDPNEAEYPSMAKSALRYVKVDYCIPLAQIPDLLVRLASVPAAEEESYPVSKEIEIESNIAEQAMNTQEFLENVEQIGIRTTYTCPECNGSIWQIGKEEPLRFRCHTGHSFTANIFLSEQSQNVENALWSAVRAMEEKVTFSRQMAERMKNLNLQKAATKYQDHAQSLDEEVSLIRGIIINGFATKRSIAGEYEEPQEEKLR; from the coding sequence ATGCCAGGACATGACATCATCGTTATCGGGACTTCGGCAGGCGGACTTAGAGCACTGAGTGTGATCGTTAGCGGTCTGCCCACCCAAATCAATGCAGTCTTCTTTGTTGTTCAACATCTTGAAGCAAATAAGCCGAGTATTCTGCCTCAGATTCTTGAAGATGTCAGCTCTCTCCCTGCATCTCACCCAACAGACGGAGAAAAAATCCAAACAGGGCGAATTTACATTGCTCCACCTGATTATCATTTGTTGGTCAACAGTGGGTCGATGCGTGTGGTGCGTGGACCGCAAGAGAACCGATTTAGACCAGCGATCGATACGTTATTCCGTTCAGCAGCTCGCACTTATGGTCCAAGGGTTGTGGGTGTAATTCTCACTGGTTATCTAGACGATGGCACAGTAGGGTTACAGGCGGTCAAGAAACGGGGCGGAGTCGCCGTAGTCCAGGACCCGAATGAAGCAGAATACCCAAGTATGGCAAAAAGCGCACTGCGGTATGTCAAGGTAGATTACTGCATTCCACTTGCACAAATCCCAGACCTCTTGGTGCGTTTAGCAAGTGTTCCCGCAGCAGAGGAGGAGTCATACCCAGTGTCTAAAGAGATAGAAATTGAATCAAATATTGCTGAACAGGCAATGAACACTCAGGAGTTTTTGGAGAACGTAGAACAGATTGGAATTCGGACAACTTACACCTGTCCTGAGTGCAATGGTAGCATTTGGCAAATTGGCAAAGAAGAACCGCTCCGATTTCGCTGTCATACAGGGCATTCCTTTACTGCTAATATTTTTCTATCAGAGCAAAGTCAGAATGTAGAGAACGCCTTGTGGTCTGCTGTTCGAGCTATGGAGGAAAAGGTAACGTTTTCGCGGCAAATGGCAGAGCGAATGAAAAATCTCAATTTACAGAAAGCGGCAACAAAATATCAAGATCACGCACAGAGCTTGGATGAAGAGGTATCGCTGATTCGGGGAATAATTATAAACGGCTTTGCCACGAAACGCAGCATTGCCGGAGAATATGAAGAGCCGCAGGAGGAAAAACTCAGGTAA